AATACGACATTTTACGCGCACACGTTTTCGCTTACTCATTGCAAGAAGTTGATAAAAAATCTCAAACTCTCCATCTTTTGCTAAGTAATCGATTGCGCTCATTTCAGAAAGAACATCATAACCACACTCTTCTTTGAGATGTTTAAGCGTAGCTACATTATCCTTTGCATCAACAATGATTACCATCTGCCCCCGTTCAATATAGGCATCTTTGACTTTTACACTTTTTTTGAGACTTGCTAAATCAGCTTTAAAAACTTCATCTTCTACCGGCTCATGAGGAATTTTTGGAGCCACCCAAAAGCGATCGGTATAGTACGATTTTTTTTGTACGTTATCTTTTGGTCTATAAGGTCTCATTATACAAGCCTTTTAGGTTTTTGTTTTTGAAAAATAGAGCGCTTGCGCAATTTTTTTTGTAAAAGCATTACAGCGTACTGCAACGTTTCTGGTCTTGGAGCACAGCCAGGAAGATAGATATCTACAGGGATTACTCTATCTACCCCTTGTACAGTTGCATAAGTATTAAACATCCCACCAGTATTTGCACAGCTACCCATAGATATAACCCATTTTGGCTCTGCCATTTGATCGTACAGTCTACGAATAAATTCAGCATGCTTTTTCGTAAGTGTTCCAGCAACAATCATAACATCAGATTGGCGAGGACTAGCCCGAAAGATTACACCAAATCGGTCAAAATCGTATCGGCTTGCACCACTTGCCATCATCTCGATAGCACAGCACGCAAGTCCATAGGTAAGTACCCAAAGAGAATTGGTACGTCCCCAATTGACTAATTTGTCTACAGTTGTGAGTGCAACGGGTAAACCCGCATTTGAAGCAAAATTTACTTGATGCTGTGCCATTCCAAAGCTCCTTTCTTCCATGCATATACAAAACCTATAGCCAAAAGCAAAATAAAGAGTATCATCTCAGCAAACCCAAACCAACCAAGTATTTTAAAGTCTATCGCCCAAGGAAACATGAATATAATCTCAACATCAAACAGAATAAAAAGAAGTGCAATGAGATAAAATTGCGCAGAGATTCTGTTTGGTTGCTTATCGGGCTCAGGACCACACTCATATATTGCAACTTTGAGTTTTTCTGTATCAAGACGTGCCAATCTTCTACTGACAAATCTCGCAGCTGCAGTTGTGGCCGTAAAGGCTATAGCTGTTATAACAAAGAGTAAAAACGCACCAAAATAGGGATGCGCCACATCCATATGACTCATCATCTATGCTCCTTTAGTAAATGGGCAGT
The Nitratiruptor tergarcus DSM 16512 genome window above contains:
- a CDS encoding NuoB/complex I 20 kDa subunit family protein; translation: MAQHQVNFASNAGLPVALTTVDKLVNWGRTNSLWVLTYGLACCAIEMMASGASRYDFDRFGVIFRASPRQSDVMIVAGTLTKKHAEFIRRLYDQMAEPKWVISMGSCANTGGMFNTYATVQGVDRVIPVDIYLPGCAPRPETLQYAVMLLQKKLRKRSIFQKQKPKRLV
- a CDS encoding NAD(P)H-quinone oxidoreductase subunit 3 → MSHMDVAHPYFGAFLLFVITAIAFTATTAAARFVSRRLARLDTEKLKVAIYECGPEPDKQPNRISAQFYLIALLFILFDVEIIFMFPWAIDFKILGWFGFAEMILFILLLAIGFVYAWKKGALEWHSIK